The Mycolicibacterium duvalii DNA window TGCGCACACCGTCGTCGGTGTCGAGGCGGATCCCGGGCGTACCGAGGCGGCACGCGGTCGATGGGCCAGCCGGCCTGGGGTGGAGTTCATCGCGGCGTCGGCCGAGGCGCTGCCGTACCCCGATGGCCACTTCGACGGGATTCTCCTCAACGAGGTGCTGGAACACGTGGCCGACCAGGAATGCGTGCTACGTGAGCTCCGACGTGTGCTCGCGCCTGGCGGAGTGCTCGTGGTATTCAGCCCCAATCGCTGGTTTCCATTCGAGGGACACGGAATTCGCCTCGGCGGGTGGAACGTGAGTTCGCCGGTCCCGTTCGTTCCGTGGCTTCCTCGTCAACTGTCTCTGCGGGTGATGAAGGCGCGCAACTACTGGCCTCGGGAGCTGCGAGCCTTGATCGCCGCAGCCGGGTTCGATGTCGTCGACGTCAGCTATGCATGGCCTCTACTCTCGCACTACCCGTGGATTCCAGGTCGCCTGGTCCCGCGGTACCGAGCGCTGATCCCCCGACTACAGCGATCGAAACTCGTGCGGCGATTCGGTGTTTCCACCGTCGTCATCGCGCGCGCTGCAATCGCGGATGGCGACCGGAGGGCGGTGGGGAAGCCATGAGGATGCACGGGTGCGGGGCGAACAGGCATTCGGGTGTGCTGGGTGCGCTCATGATCGCGGTCCTGCTGGTCGCCTGTCAACAGCCGCTCCCGCGGGGCGAGGCTGCACCAGACCCCGCCACGGCGGTGTTCACGGACGAATTCGACGGACCTGCAGGGTCGCTCCCAGACCGAGGAAAGTGGGCGCCAGACGTGGGCGGCCACGGATGGGGGAACGAGGAGCTGCAGTTCTATACCGAGTCGGGCAATGTCTTCCTCGACGGGGATGGACACCTCGTCATCGAGGCACGCAAGGCCGAGGAACCTCTCGAATGCTGGTACGGACGCTGTGATTACATCAGCGGCAAGATCACGACGAAGTCACTGTTCGCCCAGCGGTACGGCATGTTCGAGGCGCGGGTGAAGTCGGCGGTCGGTACCGGCATGTGGGGAGGGTTCTGGATGCTCGGGAGCAACATCGACGACATCGGCTTCCCCGAGGCGGGCGAGATCGACATCTTGGAAACACTCGGCCACCGAGTCCGCGATGTCGAACAGCACGTCCAGGCGCCAGATCTCCGCTGGGGAGCGGAACACGTTCTGCCAGAGGGACAGTCCGTCGGCGATTGGCACACGTACGCGGTGCGCTGGTATCCGGACCATATCGACTGGTACGTCGACGGAGAGGTCACTCGGACCTTCACCGCCGACGAAGCCGGTGGGTCATGGGTCTTCGACCACCCGTTCTACCTGCTGTTGAACCTGTCGGTGGGCGGTGAATGGCCGGGACCGCCCGACGCTGACACGGTCTTTCCGAATCGGATGCTGGTGGATTACGTGCGCGTCTATGGATAGGGGGCGAGACGGTCGCGATGAGGGCAACCCTGATACGTCCGCGGGAGCTCGGGCCACGTGAGTGTGCGCGCTGGCTCGAATTCCAGGCTGCCGATCCCCAACTGCAATCTCCCTTCCTCGCGCCGGCTTTCGCCTGCGCGGTTGACTTTGTTTCTGACGACGCACGTGTCGCTGTCTTCGAGGACGGTGCGGCCATCGTCGGCTTTTTGCCCTTCCAGATGATTTCGCGTGGGGTCGCCGCCCCGATCGGCCGGAAGCTCAACACCCGCCAAGGGTTCATCCATCAGCCGGGGCTGGTGTGGGCGTGGACGGAATTGCTCGCCGCGACCGGACTCCATGTTCTCGAATTACAGGATGTCGTCGGCGCGCAGGGCGCCGGCTTCCGCTCCCTGGTCGCCGCGAGTTCCCCGATGATCGACACTGCCGGTGGTTGGAGCAGCTACCTGGCCTCGATTCGCACACACAAGTCCGTCAAGACGATCCTTTACAAGGAGCGCAAATTGCGCAGAGACCACGGCGACGACGTGGTCTTCGAAACCGGTCGGGCCGTGGACTGCGCCGACCTCGACCGGCTCGCTAAATGGAAGTCACGGCAATACCGACGCAGCGGATGGCCCGATCTTTTCGCTCAACACGAGACCGTCCCATTACTGCGACTGCTCGCCGAAGGACATGGAGACGGGATGCGCGCGGTCGGATCGTCGCTCCGTATCCGGGGCGAGGTGGTGGCCACCGACCTCAGCCTGTCGACGGACACGGTCTTCGCCGGATGGTTCGCGGCGCACAACCCGGAGCACGCGCAATACTCACCTGGAGCCATCCGGACGCTTCGGACCATCGAGGCGGCATTCGCTCGCGGTGTCCGATGCATCGACCTTTCGCGGGGTGACGAACAGTACAAGAACGCCCTGACCAACAATTCTTGCGACATCGCCACGGGATTCGTCTCCCGCCAGTCCCTACGCTCCCGTGTCTACAAGGCCAGCCGATGGCCCGGGACGGCGCTCACCGGCTATGTGCTGGCGCACCCAGGGGTGCGCAGCGTGGTGCGGCATTCTCTGCGCCGGATCGGAGAAGCACGCGAACAATACGCGATGCTGATGGGCTGATCACCGGGTTCCACTGTTGCCCCGGTCGCGGCCGGTCAGGGTGTGTCTGCCCACGGCGACCAGTCGAGGCCCACTACCCTTGACCAGATGAGCTCCTCCGAGCCACCTCCCGCCGATGACGATGACACCGGCCCGTTGCGGCCTGCGAGTCGGCCGGACACGGGCGTCTCGGGATCGCGTTACGACGCGCCACTGTCGGTCAATCCGCGGCCCGTGCAGCGTGACCGTCGGCCTCTGGTCGTGGTGGGTGCGGCGACCGTCGCCGTGATCGCGCTCGGCGTGCTCGCGTGGTCGTTCTGGCCTTCTTCGGACGAGCCGCAGACATCAGAGGCCTCCGAGCCGGCGACCACGTCGCCAACCGTTTCCCAGCCTGAAGCCGAGAACCGCGTCCTGAGCCTGGTGCCGCGCGGATATCCCGCCGACGCGTGCGCGCCCGTTGTGCCGCCGAAAGGCGCACTGGCACAGGTCAGTTGCGGTCCGAACACCGATCCCGGTGGCCCGCTGGCGGCGACATACACGCTGGCCCGCGACTCCGACGCGCTGACGGAGTTGTTCGACGAGGTGGTGGACACCTCTTCGGTGGTGAATTGCCCGAACAACATTCAGTCCCCTGGACCGTGGCGGCGCAACGCAACCCCGGATCAGGTGGCCGGCACGCTGGTGTGCGGTTTTCAGCAGAATAGGCCGACGGTCGCGTGGACGACCACCGCGGACCGGCTGCTCAGTGAAGTCCATTCGGGTCCGCAAGGGCCCAACATGGTGCAGCTCTACACCTGGTGGTCGTCGCACTCCTGACCGGCGGATCGACCGGTCAGGAGTGCGACGTCCGCAGTCCGATCAGGCCGGCGGTGCGGGAACGACCGTGGTGGCCGGCGCCGAATTTGCGGGAGCCGGCGCCGCGGCATCAGGCAACGGGGTGCCGGCGCTGCCCTGCGGGAGCGGGGTGCCGGCGCTGCCCGCCGGAGCCGGGGCGGCCGCGGGGGCCGGAGCCGGAGCCGGAGCCTCCGGTGCTACAGCGGCGTTCTCCGGCAACGGTGTGCCCGAGCTGCCCTCCGGCAGCGGCGTGCCGGAACTGCCCTCGGGCAACGGGGTGCCCGAGCTGCCGGCCGGCATCCCCTCCGGCGCGGGAGCCTCCGCTGCCGCGGCGTCAGGGTTTGCGGCATCAGTCGCGGGCGCGGCTTCCTCGGCGGTTGCCGACGTCGACGGCGACGCGCCCCCCGGGTAGGCCGGGCTCGAGCTGGTCGCACCCGCCGCAGGCGCCGGCGGCGCCTGCACCCAGACAAGCAGATCGGTGCCTCCGTTGTTGTAGACGACGCTGTCCGGCTGGGCGCCGGTCACGTCGAAGTAGATCTTGCCGGTGGTCTTCTGGCCCTGCGTGATGGTCGCCGGGTTGACGCCCTGTTCGGTGGCGACGCCGAACAACACCCGGTACGTCTCGCCGTTCCCGGCGCGCGCGTTCAAGTTGGAGACGATCGGGGTGACCGCGCCCGAGACCGCTTCGTCGGTCGCCGTCGCCTCCCACAGCGTGCCCACCGGGCGGTACGGGATGACGTCGGAGCTGGGCTTGAGGTCGGTGACGGTCCAGTGCTGAACCACCGAGCCGTTGACCAGCTCGCCCGGCTGGCCGAGGTACTTCACGTCGGCCTCGGCCGAAGCCAACGGTGCACCGGCGAGAGCCAGCGCCACAGCGCCGGATCCGATGGCAGCAGCCCACGTGGGCTTGATCTTCACTATCTTCCTCCTGGTTTCGGTTCAACGAGCAGCGAGGTTGCCCCCGGAGCAAAGTAGCAGGTCGCCCGTCGTCTCATGTCGGTCTCACCCGCCGGAGCTGGGGGAACGTCGCGTATCGACCGGCGACGAGGTCCGGCCGCGGTCGCGGACGTGTTCTCACCCGAACGCCCCTGCTGTAGCCAGCCCGACGGTGAGCAAAGGAGAAAGCGTCCGCGGTCCGATCCCGGCGCCGACCGGCACCTTTACCCGCCGGTGGGGAGTATTCGGCTGGTACACTGCGCTTCGGCTGCCTGCAGTGCGCAGCGCAGCAAGTACGGGGGGAAGTCTTGACAGGCCCGTCAGCAAACTCATAGATTCTGTCCGCGGAGTCTTCGTGGTGGAGTACCGTCGAAGAACGCACGCCCGGTAACACGCTCTTTTTCCGACACGACAGGGGACGCACCGACCATGCCCAAGCATTCCACCGCCCGCAAAGGTCAACGGGTTCTGGCCGTCAAGACCTTTCTCACCGCGGGCGTCACCGGCGCAGCGATGGCCGGTCTGGGCACTCTTGCGCTGATCGGGACCGACGACGCTCCTGCGCAGCGGTCCTACGACGTCCAGTTGGTGTCGCAGGAGTGGTGGGAAGGCTACGGCGACTCGCGCTCGTCGGCCGGGTCCGACCAGGCGGGCGCCCTCGCAGCGGCGGACCTCCCGACGATCCGGCCAATGATCGGCCCGGGTGGCTGGCTGATCGGCAACGGTCTTGATGCCGCGGACGACTGCACCGGCGCCGCGTGCAACGGCGGCAACGGCGGAATCCTCGGCGGCGACGGCGGCGACGGTAAGAACGGCGGCAACGGCGGCAACGCCGGCCAGTTCTTCGGCAACGGCGGCAACGGCGGTAATGGCCTCGATGCCGTCTACAACGAGGAAACCGGCGCGCGCACGGCCGCCACCAAGGGCGGTAACGGCGGCAACGGCGGCTGGTTCGGTAACGGCGGCAACGGCGGCAAGGGCGGTAACGACTTCAACACCGAGGACTTCGTCGACGATGAGGAGACCGAGCGCGACGAGTCGCTGGGCAACAATGCCTACGCCGGTAACGGCGGCAACGGGGGGCGCGGCGGCTACATCGGCAACGGCGGCAACGGTGGCGACGGCGGCGATGCGTCCTCGGAGAACGGCAGCGCCTACGGCTACTTCAACGAGGACGTCTCGTTCGGCCGTGGTGGTGACGGCGGGTCTTCGCAGGGCTACATCGGCAACGGTGGGGCCGGCGGCAACGGCGGCAACTCCACGGCCAACGCCGAGGGCGAGGAGGCCCTGGGCGGGGACGGTGGCACCGGCGGTTCGGCCGGCTTCAACGGCGCCGGCGGACGTGGCGGTGACGGCGGTGACGCCGACGGCGGCACCGACGCCTACGCCGAGGGCGGCTTCGGTGGCGACGGTGGCACCAGCCGCAACGGCGACGCCGGTGACGGTGGCGACGGCGGCGACGCGGTCACCGAGAACGACACCGCCTACGGCGGCGATGGCGGCTTCGGCGGCGATGCCACCTTCAGCGGTAAAGGCGGAAACGGTGGTCGCGGCGGCGACGCGGACGGCGGCGAGAAGGCCGGCGGCGGCTGGGGCGGCGACGGTGGCCGCGGCAGCCTGTTCAGCGGTGGCGGCGACGGCGGCGACGGTGGCAACGCCACCGCCGACGACCAGAGCGACGCCGAAGGTGGCTACGGCGGCGAAGCCGGCCGCGGCGGCACCGACGGCAGCGACGGCACCCCGGCGCCGAGCAGCAGCGACGACGACTAAGGCACAGTAGGTCGACGTACGGCCGGGTCCGGTCGCCTCCAGGCGCCGTACCCGGCCGTTGTCGCGCTCTCCACCTGCCAAACATCTTGTCGTCGAGCAACTCCCGCCCGGCTATGATCGCCGAATGCCGGACACCACGTACTCGAATCGCACCGCCGCAGGATGGGTCGCCCCAGCCGCCCTGGTCATCGCCCTCGTCGCTGCGGTGCTCGCCGCGTGGGGTCTGCTGCGCTCCGATGACTCCGCGAGCAGCGCCGGATCAGTCGACAAAACGCAGCTGTGCTCAGCTTTCGAGACCGTGCGCAATGCGGTGTCGCTGCAGACCAACGCCAATCTGGGACCTGACCGGGTCGCGACGCAGGCAGTGGCCGCCAACGCCCGGCTGGCCACGCTGGGCGGCGGACAGTACCTGCGCTGGCAGGTCAGCGATGCAGAACCGGGCGAACTCGCGGACGCGGTGCGCTCTTTCGCCGACGATCTCACCGAGATCGGGATGGGGCAGCTCGCCGGCGCGGGCAGTGCCGACCAGGCCCAGACCGAGCGCATGAACAACGCCCAGACCACTGCGGCGAGGGTCGACGAGCTCTGCGCCTAGCCCCGGGCGGTCAGGCGGGCACGAATTCCACGCCCGCCAGCGCGACGGCGTTGTCCCGCTCGGGTGCGGTGACCGTGGCGGTGTAGGCCCCGTCCTGCTTCCACACGCTGATGCGCAGCGTCTCGCCGGGGAACACGACACCGGCCATCCGGGCGCCGTAGGTCTTCAGGCCGCTGACGTCACCGTCGAGGAGATTGTCCACCAGCGTCTTGCACGTCATCCCGTACGTGCACAGCCCGTGCAGGATGGGACGCGGGAATCCTGCTGCGGCAGCGAAATCCGGATCCGAGTGCAGAGGGTTGCGGTCGCCGCACATCCGGTAGAGCAGCGCCTGCTGCGGGGACGTCGGCACGGTCAGCTCCAGGTCGGGGGACCGGTCGGGGGCCGCCGACGACCCCGACGGGCCGCGGTCGCCGCCGAAGCCACCCTCGCCGCGGGCGAAGATCGACCGCTTCTGCGTCCACAGCAGCGTGCCGGCCGGATCGTTGACGGTCGTTTCCGACCAGATCACCGCGGCCTTGCCCTTGTCCCAGATCTCGGTGAACCGGGTGACCGCGGTGCCGGTGCCCGACGGCGGGATCGGCCCGGGAACCGTCACCGCCTCGCTGGCATGTAGCACCTTGCTGAGCTCGATGTCGATGCCCGGGAACTTCACCGCCGGCGGCTCGGTCATGTGGAAGCTCTGCGCCACATTGCCGAACGTCGGCAGCACCTGCGGGGTGTCGTCGGTCAGGTAGCGCAGCTCACGCTTGTCCATCGGGTCTGCACCCGCGCCCAAGCCCAGGTGGTACAGCTGGACATCGCTGCTGGTCCACGAGAATTCGACAGGTGCAAGCTCGGCGCCGAGCGCTTCGTCGAGGTTGATGGGCACGGATTACGCCTTTCCTGCCAGGTGGAGCGCCGCGAGGTAACCGAAGGTCATCGCCGGGCCGATGGTGCCGCCCGGACCCGGGTAGGTGTGGCCCATCACCGGTGCGCTGACATTACCTGCAGCATAGAGCCCTTCGATCACCGTGCCGTCGTCGCGGACCGCGCGGCCGTGCACATCGGTGACGATGCCACCCTTGGTTCCGAGGTCGCCCGGCACCATCTTCGCGGCGTAGAACGGCCCGTGGCTGATCTCGCCGAGGTTCGGGTTGGGTTTGTTGGTCGGGTCGCCGTAGTAGCGGTCGTAGGCGCTCTCGCCCCGCTTGAAATCCTCGTCCACCCCGGAGCGGGCGAATCCGTTGAATCGCTGCACCGTGGCCTTGAACGCGTCGGCCGGCAGTCCTGTCTTCGCCGCCAGCTCGTCGAGGGTGTCGGCCTTGACGATCACGCCCGACTCCAGCCACTTCTTCGGAATGCGCTGTCCCGGCTGCAGTCCCGCGAAGATGTAGCGGTCCCGGTACTGCTGGTCGAAGACCAGCCAGGCCGGGATGTTCTCACCCGGCCCGGGTCCCTGCCCGTACTGGCCGCCGTACATTTGGTGGCACGCCTCGACGTAGGGCATCGACTCGTTCATGAAGCGCTTGCCGTTCATGTTGACGATGATCGAGCCGGGCGAATTGCGCTCCGACAGTGCGAACCACGGCGCGCCGACCAGCGGAACCGTGGGCCCCCACCACGCGTCTTCCATGACATCCAGTGCCGCGCCGAGCTTTTCGGCGGCGACGATGCCGTCGCCGGTGTTGGCCACCGCGCCGACCGTCCACTCGGTGGTGATCGGGGCACGCTGGTACTTCACCCGCATCTGCTCGTTGTGTTCGAAGCCGCCACTGCCCAGGATCACCCCGCGGCGCGCCCGGATCAGTTGCGGCTCAGCCGCCTCGCCCGCGGTCGTGTCACGCACGTAGACACCGCGCACCACGCCGCCCTCGACGTAGAGGTCGGTCAGCGCGGTGTTGAGCAGGACTGGGACCCCGGCGTCGCGCAGCGCGATGCGCAGCGGGGCGATCAACGCGCGGCCCATGCCCACCAGGTTCTTCCGCGTCGTGTTGGCCCATACCGTGCGGGCGCCGACCTTGAGGCTGCGGAGCAGGCCGCGCGGATGACGCTTGAGCTGGTTGAGTCGCACATAGTCCTGCTGCATCACCACCATGTTCAACGGGACCTTGCCGTACGGCGGCTCCAGGCCGGCAAGATCTGGTCCCAGCTTGTTGGCGTCGAACGGCTTCGGTTCCACTGAGCGGCCGGTGGCCTTGCCGCCGGGCGTCTCGGGGTAGTAGTCGGCGTAGTTCGGCACCCAGCACAACTTCAGCGGCGAGTTCTTCAGGACGAAGGACAGCATCTCCGGGCCGCGGTCGAGGTAGGTGTCGATCTTCTCGGCCGGGACCACGTCGCCGATGATCGAGTGCAGGTAGGTCCGGGCGGCCTCGCGGGTGTCCTCGACCCCGTCGCGCCGCAGCACCTCGTTGTTCGGAATCCACACGCCGCCACCTGACCGCGCAGTGGAACCACCGTAGTGCGGGGCCTTCTCAACGACTATCGTCGAGAGTCCCTGGTGGGCGGCGGTGAGGGCGGCGACCATGCCCGCGGCGCCGCTGCCGACCACGACGACGTCATACTCCTGCTCCGTCATGTAGAACACGTTATAGAATTGCCCGGCCGACCCACAACTGTGCCGGTCGACGAAACGAGGGGACTTCATCTAGATGCTCAGTTCCGAGGTCCGTGAGCAACTTGCCGCCGACTTGGCGCAGGCCGAACGCAGCCGGGAGCCGATCGCTCCGCTGACCGATGCGCATCCCGACATCGACGTGGTCGACGCTTACGAGATCCAGTTGATCAACATCCGCCAGAAGGTGGCCGAAGGCGCGCGGGTCGTCGGCCACAAGGTCGGCCTCTCCTCGGAGGCCATGCAGAAGATGATGAACGTCGACGAGCCCGACTACGGCCATCTGCTCGACGACATGCAGGTCTTCCAAGACGTTCCAGTCAAGGCCGGGCGATATCTGTATCCGCGGGTCGAGGTCGAGGTCGGCTTCGTCCTCGCCGACGATTTGCCCGGGGCCGGCTGCACCGAAGACGACGTACTGGCCGCGACGGCAGCGTTCTGCCCCGCCATCGAGCTCATCGACACGCGGATCACCAACTGGCAGATCAAGCTCTGCGACACCATCGCCGACAACGCCTCGTCGGCGGGGTGGGTGCTCGGGGAGGCGCGGGTGTCGCCCAAGGACGTAAATATCCGGGCGATCGATGCGGTGCTGAGCAACAACGGCGAGGTGGTGGCCGAGGGACGCAGCGACGCGGTGCTGGGCAACCCGGTCACCGCGGTGGCGTGGCTGGCCCGCAAGGTCGACCAATTCGGTGTCCGGTTGAAAGCCGGCGACATCGTGCTGCCGGGGTCGTGCACCCGTGCGATAGATGCACCGCCCGGCAGCCATTTCGTCGCCGAGTTCAGCGGTTTAGGTTCAGTACAGCTCAGTTTCGAATAACCGATAGAGGACCAGCAATGTCTACGGCCAAAAAGGCTTCCGTCGCGATCGTCGGGTCCGGCAACATCAGCACCGACCTGCTCTACAAGCTGCTGCGCTCGGAGTGGCTCGAACCCCGGTGGATGATCGGCATCGACCCAGACAGTGAAGGTCTGGCGCGGGCCCGCAAGCTCGGCCTGGAGACGTCGCACGAAGGCGTGGACTGGCTGCTCGCACAGTCGGAGAAGCCCGACATGGTGTTCGAGGCGACCAGCGCCTACGTGCACCGCGACGCCGCCCCCCGGTACGCCGAGGCGGGTATCCGGGCCATCGATCTGACCCCGGCCGCAATCGGCCCGGGGGTGATCCCCCCGGCCAACCTGCGCGAACACCTCGACGCCCCGAACGTCAACATGGTGACCTGCGGCGGACAGGCCACCATCCCGATGGTCTACGCCGTGTCGCGGGTGGTGGAGGTGCCCTACGCCGAGATCGTGGCGTCGGTGTCGTCGGCGTCGGCCGGTCCTGGCACGCGCGCCAACATCGACGAGTTCACCAAGACCACCAGCGCCGGTGTCGAGGTGATCGGCGGGGCCAAGCGCGGCAAGGCCATCATCATCCTCAACCCGGCCGAGCCGCCGATGATCATGCGCGACACCATCTTCTGCGCGATCCCGGAGGACGCCGACCACGCCGCGATCACCCAGTCCATCAAGGACGTGGTCGCCGAGGTGCAGACCTACGTGCCCGGGTACCGACTGCTCAACGAACCGCAGTTCGACGAGCCGTCGGTGGTCAACGGCGGCAACCACGTGGTGACCGTGTTCGTGGAAGTGGAGGGTGCGGGCGACTACCTGCCGCCCTACGCTGGAAATCTGGACATCATGACCGCAGCCGCGGCGAAGGTGGGCGAAGAGATAGCCAAGGATCGCGTCGCCGCGGTGCAGGCAGGAGCGCAAGCATGAGTGGGACCGAGGACATCTACTTCAACCCGATCTGGGACGTCCGGATGACCGACACGTCACTGCGGGACGGGTCGCATCACAAGCGCCACCAGTTCACCAAGGACGAGGTCGGCGCCATCGTCGCCGCGCTGGACGCGGCCGGGGTGCCGGTCATCGAGGTCACTCACGGCGACGGCCTCGGCGGTTCCAGCTTCAACTACGGGTTCTCCAAGACCCCCGAGCAGGAGCTGATCAAACTCGCCGCCGCGACGGCCAAAGAGTCCAAGATCGCTTTCCTGATGTTGCCGGGGGTCGGCACCAAGGAGGACATCAAGGAAGCGCAGAACAACGGCGGGTCGATCTGCCGCATCGCCACCCACTGCACCGAGGCCGACGTGTCGATCCAGCACTTCGGCTTGGCGCGCGAACTCGGCCTGGAAACCGTCGGCTTCCTGATGATGAGCCACACCATCCCCCCCGAGAAGCTGGCCAAGCAGGCGCGCATCATGGCCGACGCCGGCTGCCAGTGCGTCTACGTCGTCGATTCCGCCGGTGCGCTGGTGCTCGAAGGTGTCCGCGATCGAGTTCAGGCGCTCGTCACCGAACTCGGCGACGACGCGCAGGTCGGCTTTCACGGGCACGAGAACCTCGGCCTGGGCGTGGCGAACTCGATCGAGGCGGTACGCGCCGGAGCCAAGCAGATCGACGGCTCCTGCCGCCGGTTCGGTGCCGGTGCCGGCAACGCCCCCGTCGAGGCGCTCATCGGCGTGTTCGACAAGATCGGTGTCAAGACCGGGATCGACTTCTTCGACATCGCCGACGCGGCCGAGGAGGTCGTCGCCCCGGCCATGCCCGCCGAGTGCCTGCTCGACCGCAATGCACTGATCATGGGGTACTCGGGGGTCTACTCCAGCTTCCTCAAGCACGCGATTCGGCAGTCCGAGCGTTACGGCGTGCCCGCGCACCAGCTGCTGCATCGCGCCGGGCAGCGCAAGCTCATCGGCGGTCAGGAAGACCAGCTCATCGACATCGCGCTGGAGATCAAACGCGAGCAGGAAACCGCCGCAACCCAGGCGACCTAGCTCCTTACGCCCCTGTGGTCCTGACCACGCACGTGTTTGGCGAGCATGTCGACCGGCTAGGCATCACGTTGCGACCGTCTGATCGCACAGCGAAGGAGTGATTTCGATGAACCCGTCCGCAACGAACGTGCGCCGGGGTCTGTTCGGCGTTTTCGCCGGTGGGCTGCTGGCCTTCGGTTCGGCGGCGATCGTCGCACCGGTGTCCAACGCGCAGCCGGAGACCTCGCCTGACTGCTCCGCGGCCGGTGTGGCCGGCACGGTGAGCACAGCCGTCGCGGCTGAAGGCGCCTACCTGACGGCCAACCCGCAGGTCAACGATGCGCTGTCGGGCATCTCGGCGCAGCCGCAGGAGCAGGCGCAGACCGCCTACCAGGCGTATCTCGAGGAGAACCCCCAGGTGCGGCAGGCGCTCACCGACATCTACCAGCCGGTTGGCACCGTGAACACGCAGTGCAACCTGGATCTGACTCCGACGCCGGTGGCGCAGGCCGTCTGGAGCTTCAGCAGCGGGGCCGCCGAGTCGCCCGCGCAGACCCCGCCCGCGGAGCCGACAGCGCCGCCCACCCCGGTCGGCTGACCGAACGGGCCCGTCGGCATGGCGACCCCGGTCTGCTGCCGGTGCGCAGGTAGGCTCACGCTGGCTGCCGTGTGATCGCGGCGGTTGCCGCATGCCTGTGACGCGGCCCATCCACAACGTGGGAGAGCGTCTGAGCGAGTCCCACGTCGTCGAGGCGGTCACTCCGCGCGCCCGGGGGTGGATACACCTCTGCTCGGCGGTTGCCGCCCTGATCGCGGGTACCGCGCTGGTCGCGAGCGCATGGCGGTCCACGTCTCCGCAGGCGGGCTGGGCGGCTTTGGTCTACGCCACGTCGGTGGTGGCCATGTTCACGGTCAGTGCCACCTACCACCGGGTGCGGTGGTCCTCGGCGCCGGCCGCGAAGTGGATGATGCGGCTGGACCACTCGATGATCTTCGCGTTCATCGCGGCCTGCTACACCCCGCTGGCAGTGCTGACGATGGAACCGCAGACCGGTGCCGAACTGCTCACGATCGTGTGGACAGGCGCAGCCGCCGGTGTGGTGCTGAAGGTGTGCTGGCCGGTGGCCCCGCGGTGGGTGGGGGTGGCGCTCTATTTGCTCTTGGGCTACGTGGCGTTGTGGTTCGCCGGCACGCTGCTCGATGGTGCCGGGATCACCGTGGTGGGACTGCTCGTCGCGGGCGCGGCCCTCTACAACATCGGTGCGATCCTCTACGGCGCGCGATGGCCCAATCCGTGGCCCGAGACGTTCGGCCACCACGAGTTCTTCCACGCCTTCACCACAGCCGCCGCGGCCTGTCACTTCGTGGCCATCTGGCTCGTCGTGCACTAGGT harbors:
- a CDS encoding GNAT family N-acetyltransferase, translating into MRATLIRPRELGPRECARWLEFQAADPQLQSPFLAPAFACAVDFVSDDARVAVFEDGAAIVGFLPFQMISRGVAAPIGRKLNTRQGFIHQPGLVWAWTELLAATGLHVLELQDVVGAQGAGFRSLVAASSPMIDTAGGWSSYLASIRTHKSVKTILYKERKLRRDHGDDVVFETGRAVDCADLDRLAKWKSRQYRRSGWPDLFAQHETVPLLRLLAEGHGDGMRAVGSSLRIRGEVVATDLSLSTDTVFAGWFAAHNPEHAQYSPGAIRTLRTIEAAFARGVRCIDLSRGDEQYKNALTNNSCDIATGFVSRQSLRSRVYKASRWPGTALTGYVLAHPGVRSVVRHSLRRIGEAREQYAMLMG
- a CDS encoding class I SAM-dependent methyltransferase — protein: MSQLDAHTHGGDLWNRFEPCEIRPGGSTATGGVVDYRLGIIARYCRISGRWLDCGSCDGEYTAGLEEHGAHTVVGVEADPGRTEAARGRWASRPGVEFIAASAEALPYPDGHFDGILLNEVLEHVADQECVLRELRRVLAPGGVLVVFSPNRWFPFEGHGIRLGGWNVSSPVPFVPWLPRQLSLRVMKARNYWPRELRALIAAAGFDVVDVSYAWPLLSHYPWIPGRLVPRYRALIPRLQRSKLVRRFGVSTVVIARAAIADGDRRAVGKP
- a CDS encoding MPT63 family protein: MKIKPTWAAAIGSGAVALALAGAPLASAEADVKYLGQPGELVNGSVVQHWTVTDLKPSSDVIPYRPVGTLWEATATDEAVSGAVTPIVSNLNARAGNGETYRVLFGVATEQGVNPATITQGQKTTGKIYFDVTGAQPDSVVYNNGGTDLLVWVQAPPAPAAGATSSSPAYPGGASPSTSATAEEAAPATDAANPDAAAAEAPAPEGMPAGSSGTPLPEGSSGTPLPEGSSGTPLPENAAVAPEAPAPAPAPAAAPAPAGSAGTPLPQGSAGTPLPDAAAPAPANSAPATTVVPAPPA
- a CDS encoding MaoC family dehydratase, whose protein sequence is MPINLDEALGAELAPVEFSWTSSDVQLYHLGLGAGADPMDKRELRYLTDDTPQVLPTFGNVAQSFHMTEPPAVKFPGIDIELSKVLHASEAVTVPGPIPPSGTGTAVTRFTEIWDKGKAAVIWSETTVNDPAGTLLWTQKRSIFARGEGGFGGDRGPSGSSAAPDRSPDLELTVPTSPQQALLYRMCGDRNPLHSDPDFAAAAGFPRPILHGLCTYGMTCKTLVDNLLDGDVSGLKTYGARMAGVVFPGETLRISVWKQDGAYTATVTAPERDNAVALAGVEFVPA
- the kstD gene encoding 3-oxosteroid 1-dehydrogenase, yielding MTEQEYDVVVVGSGAAGMVAALTAAHQGLSTIVVEKAPHYGGSTARSGGGVWIPNNEVLRRDGVEDTREAARTYLHSIIGDVVPAEKIDTYLDRGPEMLSFVLKNSPLKLCWVPNYADYYPETPGGKATGRSVEPKPFDANKLGPDLAGLEPPYGKVPLNMVVMQQDYVRLNQLKRHPRGLLRSLKVGARTVWANTTRKNLVGMGRALIAPLRIALRDAGVPVLLNTALTDLYVEGGVVRGVYVRDTTAGEAAEPQLIRARRGVILGSGGFEHNEQMRVKYQRAPITTEWTVGAVANTGDGIVAAEKLGAALDVMEDAWWGPTVPLVGAPWFALSERNSPGSIIVNMNGKRFMNESMPYVEACHQMYGGQYGQGPGPGENIPAWLVFDQQYRDRYIFAGLQPGQRIPKKWLESGVIVKADTLDELAAKTGLPADAFKATVQRFNGFARSGVDEDFKRGESAYDRYYGDPTNKPNPNLGEISHGPFYAAKMVPGDLGTKGGIVTDVHGRAVRDDGTVIEGLYAAGNVSAPVMGHTYPGPGGTIGPAMTFGYLAALHLAGKA
- a CDS encoding glycoside hydrolase family 16 protein, producing MGGHGWGNEELQFYTESGNVFLDGDGHLVIEARKAEEPLECWYGRCDYISGKITTKSLFAQRYGMFEARVKSAVGTGMWGGFWMLGSNIDDIGFPEAGEIDILETLGHRVRDVEQHVQAPDLRWGAEHVLPEGQSVGDWHTYAVRWYPDHIDWYVDGEVTRTFTADEAGGSWVFDHPFYLLLNLSVGGEWPGPPDADTVFPNRMLVDYVRVYG
- a CDS encoding 2-keto-4-pentenoate hydratase, which translates into the protein MLSSEVREQLAADLAQAERSREPIAPLTDAHPDIDVVDAYEIQLINIRQKVAEGARVVGHKVGLSSEAMQKMMNVDEPDYGHLLDDMQVFQDVPVKAGRYLYPRVEVEVGFVLADDLPGAGCTEDDVLAATAAFCPAIELIDTRITNWQIKLCDTIADNASSAGWVLGEARVSPKDVNIRAIDAVLSNNGEVVAEGRSDAVLGNPVTAVAWLARKVDQFGVRLKAGDIVLPGSCTRAIDAPPGSHFVAEFSGLGSVQLSFE